In the Chloroflexota bacterium genome, one interval contains:
- the gatC gene encoding Asp-tRNA(Asn)/Glu-tRNA(Gln) amidotransferase subunit GatC, which yields MRLSREEVVHIAALCRITVTDDDITRLQDQLSNILQQFEVLKKLDTEQVPPTAQSVEMRNIFRNDAPRPSLPREDVLRNAPQHQEDQLRIRAVLED from the coding sequence ATGCGTTTGAGCCGTGAAGAAGTCGTCCACATCGCCGCCCTCTGCCGCATCACCGTGACGGACGACGATATCACGCGCCTCCAGGACCAGCTCTCCAACATCCTGCAGCAGTTCGAAGTGCTGAAGAAGCTGGATACGGAGCAGGTGCCGCCCACCGCGCAGTCCGTGGAGATGCGTAACATCTTCCGCAACGACGCGCCGCGCCCTTCCCTGCCCAGGGAGGACGTCCTGCGCAACGCGCCCCAGCACCAGGAAGACCAGCTGCGCATCCGCGCCGTCCTGGAAGACTGA
- the gatA gene encoding Asp-tRNA(Asn)/Glu-tRNA(Gln) amidotransferase subunit GatA, producing the protein MNDLTALTIHEAHGLLKQKQVSSLELTKAHLARIAAVEPKVQSFVSVTEEIALQQAKDADGRIARGDIGPLTGIPMQLKDNLAVSGTRTTCSSKMLERFIAPYDSTVAKRLKAAGAVLLGKGNMDEFAMGSSTENSAFFPTRNPWALDRVPGGSSGGPAAAVAASECLFSLGSDTGGSIRQPASFCNVVGLKPTYGLVSRYGLVAFASSLDQIGPFTKDIRDCAAVLQAIAGHDPLDSTSVNRPVPEYSTALRTDIKGMRIGVPKEYFNGIDADVSDVMKRALAQLAQLGAVIDYNVSLPSTPYALAVYYILAPSEASSNLARYDGVKYGFSAEADTMWHAMEQTRQQGFGPEVKRRIMLGAYALSAGYYDAYYLKAQKVRTLIRREFDEAFAKYDALVTPTSPTPPFRFGEKVADPVKMYLSDVDTIPVNIAGIAGISVPAGFIEGLPVGIQLIGPAFSEATLFRIAHAYQETTGWHKLRAPVN; encoded by the coding sequence ATGAACGACCTTACCGCGCTCACCATCCACGAGGCCCACGGCCTCCTCAAGCAGAAGCAGGTCTCTTCCCTGGAGCTCACTAAGGCGCACCTGGCGCGCATCGCCGCCGTGGAGCCCAAGGTGCAGTCCTTCGTCAGCGTGACGGAGGAGATCGCGCTCCAGCAGGCGAAGGATGCCGATGGGCGCATCGCCAGGGGCGATATCGGCCCGCTCACCGGCATCCCGATGCAGCTGAAGGACAACCTTGCCGTCTCCGGCACGCGCACCACATGCTCCTCAAAGATGCTGGAGCGCTTCATCGCGCCGTACGATAGCACCGTGGCGAAGCGGCTCAAGGCGGCAGGGGCGGTGCTGCTGGGCAAAGGGAACATGGACGAGTTCGCCATGGGCTCCTCAACGGAGAACTCGGCCTTCTTCCCCACCCGGAACCCCTGGGCGCTGGACCGCGTTCCTGGCGGGAGCAGCGGCGGCCCCGCGGCGGCCGTGGCGGCAAGCGAATGCCTCTTCTCCCTGGGGTCTGACACCGGCGGCAGCATCCGCCAGCCCGCCTCTTTTTGCAACGTGGTGGGGCTTAAGCCCACCTACGGCCTGGTGAGCCGCTACGGCCTCGTCGCCTTCGCTTCGTCCCTGGACCAGATCGGCCCGTTCACCAAGGACATCCGCGATTGCGCCGCCGTCCTCCAGGCCATCGCAGGCCACGACCCGCTCGATTCGACCTCAGTGAACCGCCCGGTCCCCGAGTACAGCACGGCGCTGCGCACCGATATCAAAGGTATGCGCATCGGCGTGCCTAAGGAATATTTCAACGGCATAGACGCCGATGTGAGCGACGTGATGAAGCGCGCCCTGGCGCAGCTGGCCCAGCTCGGCGCGGTCATTGATTACAATGTCTCGCTTCCCAGCACGCCCTACGCCCTCGCCGTCTATTACATCCTCGCGCCCTCCGAGGCTTCGTCCAACCTCGCCCGGTACGACGGCGTGAAATACGGCTTCTCCGCGGAGGCCGATACGATGTGGCACGCGATGGAGCAGACGCGGCAGCAGGGCTTCGGCCCCGAGGTGAAGCGGCGCATCATGCTCGGCGCCTACGCCCTCTCCGCGGGCTACTATGACGCCTATTACCTCAAGGCGCAGAAGGTCCGCACGCTCATCCGCCGAGAGTTCGACGAGGCGTTCGCGAAGTACGACGCCCTGGTGACGCCGACCTCGCCGACGCCGCCCTTCAGATTCGGGGAAAAGGTGGCGGACCCGGTGAAGATGTACCTGAGCGATGTGGACACGATCCCCGTGAACATCGCGGGCATCGCGGGCATCTCCGTGCCCGCGGGATTCATCGAAGGCCTGCCCGTGGGCATACAGCTCATCGGCCCGGCCTTCAGCGAAGCAACGCTCTTCCGCATCGCCCACGCCTATCAAGAGACCACCGGCTGGCACAAGCTGCGCGCCCCCGTGAACTAG
- a CDS encoding Lrp/AsnC family transcriptional regulator: MKDKSEIFRILEQDARTPHKEIASRTGIPLKDVSKIIGEAEANGAIIKYRTMVEWEKLGEQQVMALIEVKVIPERGVGFDAIAERISRHPEARSVFLVSGGYDFGVMVTAKDIYEISRFVGEKLATIEGVQGTVTHFFLKRYKQDGEILTGRKRSSRLPYTP, encoded by the coding sequence ATGAAAGACAAGAGCGAGATCTTCCGCATCCTTGAGCAGGACGCGCGGACGCCGCACAAAGAGATCGCTTCGCGGACGGGCATCCCGCTGAAAGACGTCTCGAAGATCATCGGCGAGGCAGAGGCGAACGGCGCGATCATCAAGTACCGCACGATGGTGGAGTGGGAGAAGCTGGGCGAGCAGCAGGTGATGGCGCTCATCGAAGTGAAGGTCATCCCCGAGCGCGGCGTCGGCTTCGACGCCATCGCGGAGCGCATCTCTCGCCACCCGGAGGCGCGATCGGTCTTCCTGGTCTCCGGCGGCTACGACTTCGGCGTCATGGTCACCGCCAAGGACATCTACGAGATCTCCCGCTTCGTCGGCGAAAAGCTGGCGACCATCGAAGGCGTCCAAGGCACCGTGACGCACTTCTTTCTCAAGCGGTATAAGCAGGACGGCGAGATCCTCACGGGCCGCAAGCGCAGCAGCCGCCTCCCTTACACACCGTAG
- a CDS encoding aminotransferase class I/II-fold pyridoxal phosphate-dependent enzyme — protein sequence MEGVVSLGVGEPDFATPWPISEAAIHSIEKGHTHYTSNYGMLELRERLAQHLAARYGVAYDFHTQLLITVGVSEGVDLAMRAIINPGDEVLVPEPSYVSYKPCVVLAGGVVVPVATSQANAFKLTPADLEAKITPKTRALIISYPNNPTGAVMTKREMEAIAEVAKRRNLIVVSDEVYDRLVYGGHSHVCFASLPGMQERTIFLGGFSKSYAMTGWRVGFAAAPDDIIEAMVKIHQYTMLCAPTPGQTAALQALHTDDRLVENMVREYDRRRRVLLKGLNRIGLDCFEPQGAFYAFPSIKATGMRSNAFSEALLKEERVAVIPGSAFGEAGEGHVRCCYAVSLHEIEEALVRIERFVKRRRAK from the coding sequence ATGGAGGGCGTCGTCTCCCTGGGCGTCGGCGAGCCGGACTTCGCGACGCCCTGGCCCATCAGCGAAGCGGCCATCCACTCCATCGAAAAGGGCCACACGCACTACACCTCCAATTACGGCATGCTGGAGCTCCGCGAGCGGCTGGCTCAGCACCTCGCCGCGCGCTACGGCGTGGCCTATGACTTCCACACGCAGCTCCTCATCACCGTCGGCGTGAGCGAAGGCGTGGACCTCGCCATGCGCGCCATCATCAACCCCGGCGACGAAGTCCTGGTCCCCGAGCCGTCATATGTCTCGTACAAGCCGTGCGTTGTCCTCGCCGGGGGCGTCGTCGTTCCCGTGGCGACGAGCCAGGCGAACGCCTTTAAGCTGACGCCCGCCGACCTGGAAGCGAAGATCACGCCGAAGACGCGCGCCCTCATCATCAGCTATCCGAACAACCCCACAGGCGCCGTGATGACCAAGCGCGAGATGGAGGCCATCGCGGAAGTGGCCAAGCGCCGCAACCTCATCGTCGTCTCGGACGAGGTCTACGATCGCCTCGTCTACGGCGGCCACTCGCACGTCTGCTTCGCCTCCCTCCCCGGGATGCAGGAGCGGACGATCTTCCTGGGAGGCTTTTCCAAGAGCTACGCGATGACCGGGTGGCGCGTGGGGTTTGCGGCGGCGCCTGACGATATCATCGAAGCGATGGTGAAGATCCACCAGTACACGATGCTCTGCGCGCCCACCCCAGGCCAAACGGCCGCGCTGCAGGCGCTACACACGGACGATAGGCTCGTGGAGAACATGGTGCGCGAGTACGACCGCCGCCGCCGCGTCCTGCTGAAAGGCCTCAACCGCATCGGCCTCGATTGCTTCGAACCCCAGGGGGCCTTCTATGCCTTCCCGTCCATCAAGGCGACGGGCATGAGATCGAACGCCTTCTCCGAGGCGCTGCTGAAGGAAGAGCGCGTGGCCGTCATCCCGGGCTCCGCCTTCGGCGAGGCGGGCGAAGGGCATGTGCGGTGCTGCTACGCCGTCTCGCTGCACGAGATCGAAGAGGCCCTGGTGCGCATCGAGCGCTTCGTGAAGCGCCGCCGGGCGAAGTAG
- a CDS encoding inositol monophosphatase, which produces MSTLPASRSGAPAIEVAREIVLEAGDILRRRAAQELRVSEKGRANLVTNADVEVENFYAERLTAEFPGHGILGEESGRRGGTGPYTWIVDPLDGTRNYALGLPYYASTIALTHGGEIILGFTYNPVSNEIFWADRGNGAYLNEKRIYVSRRKRLAQCTVGTDMGYSDVLAGHALDLLNRLWPGMEAVRIMGSAALGIAYAACGRTDLYFHHHLSPWDIAAGILITQEAGGVVTDRNGGAMRLETPHLIASNAELLQEFLRRSEGHPWRNG; this is translated from the coding sequence ATGTCCACGCTTCCCGCGAGCCGCTCCGGCGCGCCCGCCATCGAGGTCGCCCGCGAGATCGTGCTGGAGGCGGGCGATATCTTGCGCAGGCGCGCGGCCCAGGAGCTGCGCGTCAGCGAAAAGGGGCGCGCCAACCTGGTCACCAATGCCGATGTGGAGGTGGAGAACTTCTACGCCGAGCGTCTCACGGCGGAATTCCCCGGGCACGGCATCCTGGGGGAAGAATCGGGACGGCGCGGCGGGACCGGTCCCTACACGTGGATCGTGGACCCGCTGGACGGCACGCGCAACTATGCCTTGGGCCTGCCGTATTACGCCAGCACCATAGCCCTCACCCACGGCGGCGAGATTATCCTCGGCTTCACTTACAACCCGGTCTCCAACGAGATCTTCTGGGCCGACCGTGGCAACGGCGCCTATCTCAACGAGAAGCGTATCTATGTCTCGCGGCGGAAGCGTCTGGCGCAGTGCACCGTCGGCACGGACATGGGCTATAGCGACGTCCTGGCGGGCCACGCTCTGGACCTCTTGAACCGGCTGTGGCCCGGCATGGAGGCGGTGCGCATCATGGGCTCGGCGGCGCTGGGCATCGCCTACGCGGCCTGCGGCAGGACGGACCTCTACTTCCACCACCACCTTTCGCCGTGGGACATCGCGGCGGGCATCCTCATCACCCAAGAGGCCGGCGGCGTGGTGACCGACCGGAACGGGGGTGCGATGCGCCTGGAGACGCCGCACCTCATCGCCTCGAATGCGGAGCTCCTGCAGGAGTTCCTCCGGCGGAGCGAAGGCCACCCCTGGAGGAACGGCTAG
- a CDS encoding diphosphate--fructose-6-phosphate 1-phosphotransferase codes for MAQRTGRLLITQSGGPTAVINQTLAGIIEAAKRSGAFAVIIGARHGAQGLLDAAFVDLGRQSPATLRAVAATPGSALGTSRHKIGANDIEEILQTFRDHKVTAFIGIGGNDSAENALTLEKAAKAKGQELTVVVAPKTVDNDLLETDHCPGYGSAARFIALATMGDGMDAEAMGKDRPVTVIEVMGRNSGWLPAASILGKREERDAPHIVCIPEHPLVEDDLIAAVERAIAKHGYAVAVVSENTRGPKGPLAESGEPEYVDDFGHPYYPSTAKYLSRVIGKRLKVRTRYDLPGTIQRAFAECVSPVDAREALAAGRAAAQLAAKGQSGVMVTLERVRQRPYRCVTGVTAVGNVAGKERLLPADFFDRAQGLPTERYVRYAMPLIGGPLPAFAWLRALPPK; via the coding sequence ATGGCACAGAGAACGGGCCGACTCCTCATCACCCAATCGGGCGGGCCCACCGCCGTCATCAATCAAACGCTCGCCGGCATCATCGAAGCTGCGAAGCGGAGCGGCGCCTTCGCCGTCATCATCGGCGCGCGCCACGGCGCACAGGGCCTCCTGGACGCCGCCTTCGTTGACCTGGGGCGGCAATCGCCCGCCACCCTTCGCGCCGTCGCGGCGACCCCAGGCTCGGCCCTGGGAACCTCGCGGCACAAGATCGGCGCGAACGACATCGAGGAGATCCTGCAGACCTTCCGCGACCACAAGGTCACGGCCTTCATCGGCATCGGCGGCAACGACTCGGCGGAGAACGCCCTCACGCTGGAGAAGGCGGCGAAGGCGAAAGGCCAGGAGCTCACCGTCGTCGTCGCGCCGAAGACCGTGGACAACGACCTCCTGGAGACGGACCACTGCCCCGGCTACGGCAGCGCGGCGCGCTTCATCGCCCTCGCCACCATGGGCGACGGCATGGACGCCGAGGCGATGGGGAAGGACCGCCCGGTGACGGTCATCGAAGTGATGGGACGGAACTCCGGCTGGCTTCCGGCCGCCTCGATCCTAGGGAAGCGCGAGGAACGGGACGCGCCGCATATCGTCTGCATCCCGGAGCATCCGCTGGTCGAAGACGACTTGATCGCCGCCGTGGAGCGCGCCATCGCGAAGCACGGCTACGCCGTGGCGGTAGTGAGCGAGAATACCAGGGGGCCAAAAGGCCCGCTCGCAGAGAGCGGGGAGCCGGAGTACGTGGACGACTTCGGCCATCCGTACTATCCCAGCACCGCAAAATACCTCTCGCGCGTGATCGGCAAGCGCCTGAAAGTGCGCACGCGCTACGACCTCCCCGGGACGATCCAGCGCGCCTTCGCCGAATGCGTCTCGCCGGTGGACGCCAGGGAGGCCTTGGCCGCCGGGCGCGCGGCGGCGCAGCTTGCCGCGAAGGGGCAGAGCGGCGTGATGGTGACGCTGGAGCGCGTGCGCCAACGGCCCTATCGCTGCGTCACGGGCGTGACAGCGGTGGGCAACGTCGCCGGGAAAGAGCGCCTGCTTCCCGCCGATTTCTTCGATAGGGCGCAGGGCCTGCCCACCGAGAGATACGTGCGCTATGCGATGCCGCTCATCGGAGGGCCGCTGCCGGCCTTCGCGTGGCTGAGGGCGCTGCCTCCCAAGTAA
- the groL gene encoding chaperonin GroEL, which produces MPAKQIAFAEEARRKLIKGVDSLADTVKVTLGPKGRNVILDKKFGPPQVCSDGVTIAKEIELEDSMENMGAQLLKEAATKTNDMAGDGTTTATVLAQAIVHEGFKNVTAGANPMALKRGIEKAVDAIRTEIKKLATPVSGKEQIAQVASLSAHDNEIGSLIAEVMEKVGKDGVITVEESKGLRYETEFVEGMQFDRGYISPYFVTNTERMVSAIDDPYVLITDKKITAVADILPILEKVLQVSKNFVLIAEEVEGEALATLVVNKLRGTLTCLAVKAPGFGDRRKAMLEDIAILTGGTVLSEEIGRKIESATIQDLGRARRVSADKDNTTIIEGRGADDQIKARMAQIKSQIEETTSDFDREKLQERLAKMAGGVAVIKVGAATEVELKEKKARVEDALSATRAAVEEGIVPGGGSTLIRARTVLVKVKGDDVDEQTGVKIVEKAVEEPLRRIIFNSGGEASVVIMAIRDSKEKDYGYDAEKMQYGNMIKLGIVDPAKVTRAALENAASIASMILTTESMITEVKEKNPPAPPMPPGGGMDY; this is translated from the coding sequence ATGCCCGCAAAGCAGATCGCATTCGCAGAAGAGGCTCGCAGAAAGCTTATCAAGGGAGTGGACTCCCTGGCCGATACCGTCAAGGTCACCCTCGGCCCCAAGGGCCGCAACGTGATCCTGGACAAGAAGTTCGGCCCGCCCCAGGTGTGCAGCGACGGCGTCACCATCGCCAAGGAGATAGAGCTGGAGGACTCCATGGAGAACATGGGCGCCCAGCTCCTCAAGGAAGCCGCCACCAAGACCAACGATATGGCCGGCGACGGCACCACCACCGCCACCGTGCTGGCCCAGGCCATCGTCCACGAGGGTTTCAAGAACGTCACCGCCGGCGCCAACCCCATGGCCCTGAAGCGCGGCATCGAGAAGGCCGTGGACGCCATCCGCACCGAGATCAAGAAGCTGGCCACCCCCGTCTCCGGCAAGGAGCAGATCGCCCAGGTGGCCTCCCTCTCCGCCCATGACAACGAGATCGGCAGCCTCATCGCCGAGGTCATGGAGAAGGTGGGCAAGGACGGCGTCATCACCGTCGAAGAGTCCAAGGGTCTCAGGTATGAGACTGAGTTCGTGGAAGGCATGCAGTTCGATCGCGGCTATATCAGCCCCTACTTCGTGACCAACACCGAGCGCATGGTCTCCGCCATTGACGATCCCTACGTCCTCATCACGGACAAGAAGATCACCGCCGTCGCCGATATCCTGCCCATCCTGGAGAAGGTCCTCCAGGTGAGCAAGAACTTCGTCCTCATCGCCGAAGAGGTGGAGGGCGAGGCTCTGGCGACCCTGGTGGTGAACAAGCTCCGCGGCACCCTCACCTGTCTCGCCGTGAAGGCCCCCGGCTTCGGCGACCGCCGCAAGGCGATGCTCGAAGATATCGCGATCCTCACCGGCGGCACCGTCCTGAGCGAGGAGATCGGCCGCAAGATCGAGTCCGCCACGATCCAGGACCTGGGCCGCGCCCGGCGCGTCTCGGCCGATAAGGACAACACCACCATCATCGAAGGGCGCGGCGCCGACGATCAGATCAAGGCCCGCATGGCCCAGATCAAGTCCCAGATCGAGGAGACCACCTCCGACTTCGACCGTGAGAAGCTCCAGGAGCGCCTGGCCAAGATGGCCGGCGGCGTCGCCGTCATCAAGGTCGGCGCGGCGACGGAGGTCGAGCTGAAGGAGAAGAAGGCCCGCGTTGAGGACGCCCTCTCGGCGACCCGCGCGGCCGTCGAAGAAGGCATCGTCCCCGGCGGCGGCAGCACCCTCATCCGCGCCCGCACCGTGCTGGTGAAGGTGAAGGGCGATGACGTGGACGAGCAGACGGGCGTCAAGATCGTCGAGAAGGCGGTCGAAGAGCCCCTGCGCCGCATCATCTTCAACTCCGGCGGCGAAGCCTCGGTCGTCATCATGGCGATCCGCGATTCCAAGGAGAAGGACTACGGCTACGACGCCGAGAAGATGCAGTACGGCAACATGATCAAGCTCGGCATCGTGGACCCGGCAAAGGTCACCCGCGCCGCCCTTGAGAATGCGGCCAGCATCGCCTCCATGATCCTGACTACGGAGTCCATGATCACCGAGGTCAAGGAAAAGAATCCGCCTGCGCCCCCCATGCCCCCCGGCGGCGGGATGGACTACTAA
- a CDS encoding co-chaperone GroES, translating to MARKLHPLGDRVVVKAIEQQEVSKGGIILPDTAKEKPQEGEVVAAGPGRMTDDGKRIALDLKAGDRVIYSKYGGTEVKEAGVEYIILRESDILAKIG from the coding sequence TTGGCTCGTAAGTTGCATCCGCTCGGAGATCGTGTGGTGGTCAAGGCCATCGAACAGCAGGAGGTCAGCAAGGGTGGCATCATCCTGCCGGACACGGCGAAGGAGAAGCCCCAGGAGGGCGAGGTCGTCGCCGCAGGCCCCGGCCGCATGACGGACGATGGCAAGCGCATCGCCCTGGACCTGAAGGCGGGGGACCGCGTGATCTATTCCAAGTACGGCGGCACCGAAGTGAAGGAAGCCGGTGTCGAGTACATCATCCTGCGGGAGAGCGATATCCTGGCCAAGATCGGCTAG